The following coding sequences are from one Dermacentor silvarum isolate Dsil-2018 chromosome 4, BIME_Dsil_1.4, whole genome shotgun sequence window:
- the LOC119450159 gene encoding uncharacterized protein LOC119450159: MEELVRTIEKRPQLFHKILPILETFGARPQRSPSGEIRSIEFRGRNFPVRSVTPVPVFIRGRRYNIPADLERILAQPDSQVVGELISALQRSKVPVVVDNDTGNVVGIERDGVRIPFPVTIHLGIKLGGRHFLIPRDLPSIVTQLERHGVPTDVLNVLYNNYGIIPVRGPDHDVTAIEFNGKRYPIKPQPKTSIEVGGHRLMLPRDNRKLVRLFQERKIPLDQLLRTIQNAGYRLVPGPNGVLQTAHKGYDVIKLPVGIRMLLSINGVKYRIPQDIPHIVELLRTIRNEAAVEKILDNLKTFGVDVRKGPGQVTLSFNGEKQTFPLNQEHTFNRPGTGGISGSVVSVNFNGRWYRLPKDAKDLVTAVRASGPEVIALLVKTLQSNGVKVNLTPSGDDIVSFVIQGRVIPVPSNGGNIGHQRTSPAGHAHGSDEDSPNRFRVAIRGREFVIPDDIGRLPKLLPGFQYGELITALHRAGHKLEVDDQGMFYGMRVHGGRLVNFPVRFSVSVFADRKGRPYRVPKELEQLARVLPLRRWNWNAVRKTLENAGIEIRGGNGGAPHLIGFQGQFYKVAKSHGGAGY; the protein is encoded by the coding sequence ATGGAAGAACTGGTGAGAACCATCGAAAAAAGGCCCCAGCTGTTTCACAAGATCCTGCCGATTCTTGAGACTTTCGGCGCACGCCCTCAAAGATCGCCTTCTGGAGAAATAAGGTCCATTGAGTTCCGAGGAAGAAACTTTCCCGTACGCTCTGTGACACCTGTTCCCGTCTTTATCCGTGGACGGAGATACAACATTCCAGCAGACCTTGAAAGGATTTTGGCACAACCGGACAGCCAGGTAGTAGGCGAGCTCATTAGTGCTCTCCAGAGATCCAAGGTGCCCGTAGTCGTCGACAATGACACTGGAAACGTCGTGGGCATCGAAAGGGATGGCGTTCGTATTCCTTTCCCGGTAACCATTCACCTCGGAATCAAGTTGGGAGGACGACACTTTCTGATACCACGTGATCTTCCATCTATTGTCACGCAGCTGGAGCGACACGGCGTGCCCACCGACGTCCTCAATGTCCTCTACAATAACTACGGAATTATCCCGGTTCGCGGCCCCGACCATGACGTCACCGCTATTGAGTTCAACGGGAAGCGCTATCCGATCAAACCGCAACCAAAGACAAGTATAGAAGTTGGGGGCCACCGCCTAATGCTGCCAAGGGACAACCGCAAGCTTGTTCGCCTGTTCCAAGAACGCAAGATACCGCTGGATCAGTTACTACGTACGATTCAGAACGCAGGATACAGGCTTGTGCCAGGACCCAATGGAGTGCTGCAGACGGCCCACAAAGGATACGACGTCATCAAACTTCCTGTGGGCATTCGCATGCTGCTCAGCATCAACGGCGTCAAGTACAGGATACCGCAAGACATTCCACACATCGTCGAACTGCTTCGTACGATAAGAAACGAAGCCGCTGTCGAAAAAATTCTGGACAACCTCAAAACGTTCGGCGTTGACGTCCGCAAAGGACCCGGTCAAGTGACACTGAGCTTCAATGGCGAGAAGCAAACGTTTCCTTTGAATCAGGAGCATACATTCAATAGACCAGGCACAGGTGGTATATCGGGGTCAGTAGTAAGTGTCAACTTCAACGGCCGCTGGTACCGTCTCCCTAAGGACGCCAAGGACCTGGTAACGGCCGTCCGTGCAAGCGGTCCTGAAGTCATCGCTTTGCTCGTCAAGACTCTGCAGTCGAACGGCGTCAAAGTGAATCTCACGCCGAGCGGCGACGACATCGTCTCTTTTGTAATTCAGGGTAGAGTAATTCCGGTGCCTAGCAATGGCGGCAACATTGGCCACCAGAGGACATCACCTGCAGGTCACGCCCATGGCAGCGACGAAGACAGTCCAAATAGGTTCCGTGTTGCCATCCGCGGTCGCGAGTTCGTGATACCTGACGACATCGGCCGCCTGCCCAAGCTTCTGCCTGGCTTCCAGTACGGCGAACTCATCACGGCGCTTCACCGAGCGGGCCACAAATTGGAGGTGGATGACCAGGGCATGTTCTACGGTATGCGCGTTCACGGTGGCCGGCTGGTTAATTTCCCGGTCAGATTCAGCGTCAGTGTGTTCGCGGATAGAAAGGGAAGGCCGTACCGCGTGCCAAAAGAACTAGAGCAACTGGCACGGGTGCTGCCGTTGCGCCGTTGGAATTGGAACGCAGTGCGTAAGACTCTCGAAAACGCTGGTATCGAGATCAGGGGAGGAAATGGGGGCGCACCACACTTGATCGGCTTCCAGGGACAGTTCTACAAGGTTGCTAAAAGCCACGGCGGCGCAGGGTACTGA